Proteins found in one Geomonas subterranea genomic segment:
- the recO gene encoding DNA repair protein RecO, with translation MKNTEVEGIVLRLTDFGEADRIVTLFTLEQGKMQGVARGAKRSKKRFAGALEPFAHLKVQLHLGTGLATLSNADIVGIFPGIRADLARIGCAAYACELVERLTPEDEPAPRLFRLLYCYLERLNDAPASPSDRRFFAVNLLKILGYQPELQVRGVSAETASLLSRAMQTGRFGAVVFPEPLLREADLLLNPAIDLHLDRELKSLAFLKECGV, from the coding sequence ATGAAAAACACCGAGGTTGAAGGGATCGTTTTGCGCCTCACCGACTTCGGGGAGGCGGACCGCATCGTGACCCTGTTCACCCTGGAACAGGGGAAGATGCAGGGGGTCGCGCGGGGAGCCAAGCGGAGCAAGAAACGCTTCGCCGGCGCCCTCGAGCCCTTCGCGCACCTCAAGGTGCAGCTGCACCTCGGCACCGGCCTCGCCACCTTGTCCAACGCCGACATCGTAGGGATCTTCCCCGGCATCCGCGCCGACCTCGCGAGGATCGGCTGCGCGGCCTACGCCTGCGAACTGGTGGAGCGGCTCACCCCCGAGGACGAGCCGGCCCCGCGCCTGTTCCGCCTCCTGTACTGCTACCTGGAACGCCTCAACGACGCACCGGCTTCCCCCTCCGACCGCCGTTTCTTCGCCGTGAATCTCCTGAAAATTCTCGGATACCAGCCCGAGTTGCAGGTGCGCGGGGTCTCCGCGGAGACCGCGTCCCTCTTGTCCCGCGCCATGCAGACGGGACGCTTCGGTGCGGTGGTCTTTCCGGAACCGCTCCTGCGCGAGGCGGACCTTCTTTTGAACCCCGCCATCGACCTCCATCTTGATCGCGAACTGAAGTCGCTCGCCTTCCTGAAGGAGTGCGGGGTCTAG
- the dnaB gene encoding replicative DNA helicase, translated as MNQADMRKLPPQSIEAEMSILGGILVDNEAINRVLEVLSPEEMYRESHRKIMRAMIELNERGEPCDLITMTTILRKKGELEEVGGGAYLATLVDFVPMAANISYYCKIVKEKYITRKLISAATDIVSNGFEDKVEVEELLDSAQKVIFEISENKLRPSYYKVSDILKDTIKNIELLYEKKELVTGVPTGYTDLDKLTAGFHAGDLVIIAGRPAMGKTTFALNVAQYAAVDSDKKFPAAIFSLEMPKEQLVERLLCSASRVDLTRLRSGHLQENDWPKLIKGAGLLHNSKIFIDDTPSITVMELRSKARRLKAEHDIGIIVIDYLQLMRGGANSESRQQEISEISRSLKALAKELGIPVIALSQLNRSLEQRTDKRPMMSDLRESGAIEQDADIIMFVYRGEVYDKENEDLKGKAEVIIGKHRSGPIGTVDLAFRGEYTRFENLSNREDY; from the coding sequence ATGAACCAAGCGGACATGAGAAAGCTGCCTCCGCAGAGTATCGAAGCCGAGATGTCGATCCTTGGCGGGATCCTGGTCGACAACGAGGCGATCAACCGGGTGCTCGAGGTCCTTTCACCGGAAGAGATGTACCGGGAGAGCCATAGAAAGATCATGCGCGCCATGATCGAACTGAACGAGCGTGGCGAGCCCTGCGACCTCATCACCATGACCACCATCCTGCGCAAGAAGGGGGAACTGGAGGAGGTGGGAGGCGGCGCCTACCTCGCCACCCTGGTCGACTTCGTCCCCATGGCCGCAAACATCTCCTACTACTGCAAGATCGTGAAGGAGAAGTACATCACCAGGAAGCTCATCTCCGCGGCCACCGACATCGTCAGCAACGGTTTCGAGGACAAGGTGGAGGTGGAGGAGCTGCTCGACTCCGCGCAGAAGGTGATCTTCGAGATCTCCGAGAACAAGCTGCGCCCCTCCTACTACAAGGTGAGCGACATCCTGAAGGACACCATCAAGAACATCGAGCTCCTCTACGAGAAGAAGGAGCTGGTGACCGGCGTCCCCACAGGCTATACCGACCTCGACAAGCTCACCGCGGGCTTTCATGCCGGCGACCTGGTCATCATCGCGGGGCGTCCGGCGATGGGGAAGACCACCTTCGCGCTGAACGTCGCCCAGTACGCCGCGGTCGACTCGGACAAGAAGTTCCCGGCCGCCATCTTCTCGCTGGAGATGCCCAAGGAACAGCTGGTGGAGAGGCTTCTGTGCTCCGCCTCGCGGGTCGACCTGACGCGCCTGCGCTCCGGGCACCTGCAGGAAAACGACTGGCCCAAGCTGATCAAGGGCGCGGGGCTTTTGCACAACTCCAAGATCTTCATCGACGACACCCCCTCCATCACGGTGATGGAGCTTCGCTCCAAGGCGCGGCGCCTCAAGGCCGAGCACGACATCGGCATCATCGTCATCGACTACCTGCAGCTCATGCGCGGCGGCGCCAACAGCGAATCGCGCCAGCAGGAAATTTCCGAGATCTCGCGCTCGCTGAAGGCCCTGGCCAAGGAACTGGGCATCCCGGTGATCGCCCTGTCGCAGCTGAACCGAAGCCTGGAGCAGAGGACGGACAAGCGCCCGATGATGAGCGACCTGAGGGAATCCGGGGCAATCGAGCAGGACGCGGACATCATCATGTTCGTCTACCGCGGCGAGGTGTACGACAAGGAAAACGAGGACCTCAAGGGGAAGGCGGAGGTCATCATCGGCAAGCACAGAAGCGGTCCCATCGGCACCGTCGACCTCGCCTTCCGCGGCGAGTACACGCGGTTTGAGAACCTGAGCAACAGGGAAGATTACTAG
- a CDS encoding enoyl ACP reductase FabMG family protein: protein MSRYHAMKEVPACAGYKEGDVLFLCGELFGRGYANGIVDEARAKGMTIIGATVGRRDADGTLRPLNAEELATAEAGLGGTIINIPLEAGFDMEPGKDGIAPVDRFKGVKPDDWASVKLDQAELEYSKQRGTERFCNNLAAVVAELEKMIPAGSKLLVVHTMAGGIPRARVFMPILNKLFKGQGDRFLSSEAFWNSDMGKLCDASFNEVTADTFRYLIDATAGLRKNHDTHYAAYGYHGTGVIIDGVITWQSYTPYLQGWAKIRLEDIAIEAWEKGIKATVYNCPEILTNSSALFLGVENSLYPLMGSLRAEGVQSVVDECQALLREGTTVDDLLEIANTYLTSELVTSTRDFESWPQHNKPEQQEYMLNTSAELISMNADQKDIVCAVLSRAVFQGVGSLMFNSSWDPQAPVFWLNHDVIAKTLAKG, encoded by the coding sequence ATGAGCAGATACCATGCAATGAAGGAAGTGCCGGCGTGCGCCGGATATAAGGAAGGGGACGTGCTGTTTCTGTGCGGCGAGCTGTTCGGCCGCGGCTACGCCAACGGCATCGTGGACGAGGCGAGGGCCAAGGGGATGACCATCATCGGGGCCACCGTGGGGAGGCGCGATGCCGACGGCACGCTGCGCCCGCTCAACGCGGAAGAGCTCGCCACCGCCGAGGCCGGCCTGGGCGGCACGATCATCAACATCCCGCTGGAGGCCGGGTTCGATATGGAGCCGGGTAAGGACGGCATCGCACCGGTGGACCGCTTCAAGGGCGTGAAACCGGACGACTGGGCTTCGGTCAAGCTGGACCAGGCGGAACTCGAGTACTCCAAACAGCGCGGCACCGAGCGCTTTTGCAACAACCTCGCGGCCGTGGTGGCCGAGTTGGAGAAGATGATCCCGGCCGGCAGCAAGCTCCTCGTGGTTCACACCATGGCCGGCGGCATCCCGCGCGCCCGCGTCTTCATGCCGATCCTGAACAAGCTGTTCAAGGGTCAGGGGGACCGCTTCCTTTCCTCCGAGGCCTTCTGGAACTCCGACATGGGTAAACTGTGCGACGCGAGCTTCAACGAGGTCACCGCCGACACCTTCCGCTACCTGATCGACGCCACCGCCGGCCTCAGGAAAAACCACGACACCCATTACGCCGCCTACGGCTACCACGGCACCGGCGTCATCATCGACGGCGTCATCACCTGGCAGTCCTACACCCCGTACCTGCAGGGGTGGGCCAAGATCCGCCTGGAGGACATCGCCATCGAGGCCTGGGAGAAGGGGATCAAGGCGACCGTGTACAACTGCCCCGAGATCCTTACCAACTCGAGCGCGCTCTTCCTCGGCGTTGAGAACTCCCTCTACCCGCTCATGGGCTCCCTGCGCGCCGAGGGCGTGCAGTCGGTGGTCGACGAATGCCAGGCGCTGCTGCGCGAAGGGACCACCGTCGACGACCTCCTTGAGATCGCCAACACCTACCTCACCTCCGAGCTCGTGACCAGCACCCGCGATTTCGAAAGCTGGCCGCAGCACAACAAGCCGGAGCAGCAGGAGTACATGCTGAACACCTCCGCGGAGCTGATCAGCATGAACGCCGATCAGAAGGACATCGTCTGCGCCGTGCTCTCCCGCGCCGTCTTCCAGGGGGTCGGCAGCCTCATGTTCAACAGCTCCTGGGATCCGCAGGCGCCGGTGTTCTGGCTGAACCACGATGTGATCGCGAAGACGCTGGCGAAAGGGTAA
- a CDS encoding response regulator, protein MAHKVLLVDDVSMFLELEKDFLSLSAVDIFTARNGEEALRICREQHPDLVIMDLHMPVMDGADCCRAIKKDPRLSTAVILTASEGKEADRQLCLEAGCDDILFKPLDRLVFLDAARKLLPAVDRRDRRGSCRFNVKFRAFGLTLSGFCINLSQNGLYLAADVDLEQGTQLELLFVLPEPASTVIQTKARIAWLNTSKARRKSTLPEGLGVQFVGISETDRERIDHYVSTLPPTSRV, encoded by the coding sequence GTGGCACACAAGGTCCTGCTGGTCGACGACGTGAGCATGTTCCTGGAACTGGAGAAGGATTTCCTCTCACTCTCCGCGGTGGATATCTTTACCGCCAGAAACGGCGAGGAGGCACTGCGCATCTGCCGGGAACAGCACCCGGACCTGGTGATCATGGACCTGCACATGCCGGTGATGGACGGCGCCGACTGCTGCCGCGCCATAAAAAAAGACCCCCGACTCTCCACAGCGGTGATTCTCACCGCTTCTGAAGGGAAGGAGGCCGATCGCCAGCTCTGCCTCGAGGCGGGCTGCGACGATATCCTCTTCAAACCATTGGATCGCCTTGTTTTCCTGGATGCGGCCCGCAAGCTCCTCCCCGCCGTGGACCGGCGCGACAGAAGGGGGAGCTGCCGCTTCAACGTGAAGTTCCGCGCTTTCGGCCTCACCCTCTCGGGCTTTTGCATCAACCTCAGCCAAAACGGCCTCTACCTCGCCGCCGACGTCGACCTCGAACAAGGCACCCAGCTGGAACTGCTCTTCGTGCTGCCCGAACCGGCGAGCACCGTCATCCAGACCAAAGCGCGCATCGCCTGGCTCAACACCAGCAAGGCCCGCAGGAAGAGCACGCTACCGGAAGGGCTGGGTGTCCAGTTCGTCGGGATCTCCGAGACCGACCGCGAGCGGATCGACCACTACGTAAGTACCCTCCCCCCTACCTCACGAGTTTAG
- a CDS encoding hydrolase, with protein MTLLERFFLEKESAQLVVVDVQDKLCRAMDEKVLGKLTGNISILLDAAAELGIPALATEQYVKGLGETVPSLKEKLCTPSLEKMTFSCCGGEGFLETLEKNGRRQVILTGMETHVCVLQTALELLSRGYVVHLVVDAVMSRKKHNWEIALQTMTQAGAVMTSTESVLFQLLRVAGTEEFKKLSKLVR; from the coding sequence ATGACCCTGCTGGAAAGGTTTTTCCTGGAAAAAGAGAGTGCGCAACTGGTTGTGGTCGACGTGCAGGACAAGCTCTGCCGTGCCATGGACGAGAAGGTGCTGGGCAAGCTGACCGGCAACATCTCCATCCTGCTGGATGCCGCGGCGGAACTGGGGATCCCGGCGCTCGCCACGGAGCAGTACGTGAAGGGGCTCGGCGAGACGGTCCCATCCCTGAAGGAGAAGCTCTGCACCCCCAGCCTGGAGAAGATGACCTTCAGCTGCTGCGGCGGGGAAGGTTTTCTGGAGACCCTGGAGAAAAACGGCAGGCGCCAGGTGATCCTGACCGGGATGGAGACCCACGTCTGTGTGCTGCAGACCGCCCTGGAGCTTCTCTCGCGCGGCTACGTGGTGCACCTGGTGGTCGATGCGGTGATGAGCAGGAAGAAGCACAACTGGGAGATCGCGCTGCAGACCATGACCCAGGCAGGCGCGGTGATGACCTCCACCGAATCGGTGCTCTTCCAGTTGCTGCGCGTCGCCGGCACCGAAGAGTTCAAGAAGCTTTCTAAACTCGTGAGGTAG
- a CDS encoding sigma-54-dependent transcriptional regulator, with protein sequence MSINNILVADDEESMRWVLSKALKKKGFNVELAKDGNEALKLIKENVYDLALLDIKMPGLTGLDLLDRVKEERADLMVVIMTAEASMKNAVEAMKRGAYDYLTKPFDLGVIDAVVEKVSRAREMTSQVSLLKEELADRYQLEKTIIGNSPAMREVYKTIGKVAPSDVTVLVQGESGTGKELIARAIHYNSKRLGKPFVPLNCAAIPKELLESELFGFEKGAFTGATERKLGKFEQANGGTIFLDEIGDMPIDLQAKILRVLQEREITRTGGNQSIPVDVRVVAATNQDLEESVRNKQFREDLYYRLNVIPIQLVPLRERKEDIPLLVQYFLGKICSELEVPLKRTSSDAVKLLSNYNWPGNIRELENTIKRAVILSPDPLLVASDFPGLRSRQGEGKGEELSLEGIVDLKLRGCFSNMEKMESGDVHAMVLEQVERPLIRFVLEKTRGNQVRAADILGINRNTLRKKITELGIELRKE encoded by the coding sequence ATGTCTATCAACAACATACTTGTGGCGGATGACGAAGAGAGCATGCGTTGGGTCCTTTCCAAGGCCCTCAAGAAGAAAGGCTTCAACGTCGAGCTGGCCAAGGACGGCAACGAGGCGCTCAAGCTCATAAAGGAAAACGTCTACGACCTGGCGCTTCTGGACATCAAGATGCCGGGCCTCACGGGACTGGACCTTCTGGACCGGGTGAAGGAGGAGCGCGCCGACCTCATGGTGGTGATCATGACCGCCGAGGCGAGCATGAAGAACGCAGTCGAGGCGATGAAGCGCGGCGCCTACGACTACCTGACCAAGCCCTTCGACCTGGGTGTCATCGACGCGGTGGTGGAGAAGGTGAGCCGGGCGCGCGAGATGACCTCCCAGGTGTCGCTGTTGAAGGAGGAGCTTGCCGACCGCTACCAGCTCGAGAAGACCATCATCGGCAACTCCCCTGCCATGCGCGAGGTCTACAAGACCATCGGCAAGGTGGCACCCTCGGACGTCACCGTCCTGGTGCAGGGTGAGTCGGGGACCGGCAAGGAGCTGATCGCCCGCGCCATCCACTACAACTCCAAGCGTCTGGGCAAGCCGTTCGTGCCGCTCAACTGTGCCGCCATCCCCAAGGAGCTTCTGGAGAGCGAGCTGTTCGGGTTCGAGAAGGGTGCCTTCACCGGCGCCACCGAGAGGAAGCTCGGCAAGTTCGAGCAGGCCAACGGCGGCACCATCTTCCTGGACGAGATCGGCGACATGCCCATCGACCTGCAGGCGAAGATCCTCAGGGTGCTGCAGGAGCGCGAGATCACCAGGACCGGCGGCAACCAGAGCATCCCCGTGGACGTGAGGGTGGTGGCCGCCACCAACCAGGACCTCGAGGAGAGCGTACGGAACAAGCAGTTCCGCGAGGACCTCTACTACCGTTTGAACGTGATCCCGATCCAGCTGGTGCCGCTGCGCGAGCGCAAGGAGGATATCCCGCTCCTGGTGCAGTACTTCCTCGGCAAGATCTGCTCCGAGTTGGAGGTGCCGCTCAAGCGCACTTCCTCCGACGCCGTCAAGCTACTGAGCAACTACAATTGGCCCGGCAACATCCGCGAGCTGGAGAACACCATCAAGAGGGCCGTGATCCTTTCGCCCGACCCGCTCCTGGTCGCATCCGATTTCCCCGGTCTCAGGAGCCGCCAGGGGGAAGGGAAGGGGGAGGAGCTGTCGCTGGAGGGTATCGTCGACCTGAAGCTGCGCGGCTGTTTTTCCAACATGGAGAAGATGGAGAGCGGCGACGTGCACGCCATGGTGCTGGAGCAGGTCGAGCGTCCGCTGATCCGGTTCGTCCTGGAGAAGACCCGCGGCAACCAGGTCCGCGCCGCGGACATCCTCGGCATCAACCGCAACACCCTGAGAAAGAAGATCACCGAACTGGGCATCGAACTGCGTAAGGAATAG
- a CDS encoding two-component system sensor histidine kinase NtrB, producing the protein MADRLENYYANVVDSVGDGVIVLDNTGAVTLVNPAAEELAGVSRRQAMGQLFSEIFKKDSALNELVAKTVSTGMSVSDHENIVLKRGGRITPVGTSTSPLLSSSGERIGTIVLLRDLTNVRELESAVRQADRLSSLGALAAGLAHEIKNPLGGIKGAAQLLEMEFPENEDLREYVRVMLKEVQRVNLIVEELLALASPGRLKLGKVNLHRVLSDIVLLQKNACEGKEVYLQQYFDPSIPPILADEALLTQLFLNLIRNAMEAVGTGGVVKVTSRVLADYALTQKGERRARMVAIDITDNGPGIPSDVLENMFTPFFTTKSQGTGLGLAICQKIVSEHRGMIRVDSDPSRGTVFTVMLPLVQ; encoded by the coding sequence ATGGCTGACCGGCTGGAGAACTATTACGCGAATGTCGTCGACAGCGTGGGTGACGGCGTCATCGTGCTGGACAACACCGGAGCCGTGACCCTGGTGAACCCCGCCGCCGAGGAGCTGGCCGGCGTCTCCAGGCGCCAGGCGATGGGGCAGCTCTTCAGCGAGATCTTCAAGAAAGACTCCGCCCTGAACGAGCTGGTGGCGAAGACCGTCAGCACCGGGATGTCGGTCTCCGACCACGAGAACATCGTGCTGAAGAGGGGGGGGCGGATCACCCCGGTCGGGACCAGCACCTCTCCGCTGTTGAGTTCGAGCGGCGAGCGGATCGGCACCATCGTGCTTCTGCGCGACCTCACCAACGTGCGTGAGCTGGAAAGCGCCGTCCGTCAGGCCGACCGGCTCTCATCGCTGGGCGCGCTGGCGGCGGGACTCGCCCACGAGATCAAGAATCCGCTGGGGGGGATCAAGGGGGCGGCCCAGCTCCTGGAGATGGAGTTCCCCGAGAACGAGGACCTCAGGGAGTACGTCAGGGTCATGCTGAAGGAAGTGCAGCGGGTGAACCTCATCGTCGAGGAGCTCCTCGCCCTCGCCTCGCCGGGGCGCCTGAAGCTCGGCAAGGTGAACCTGCACCGGGTCCTCTCCGACATCGTTCTCTTGCAAAAAAACGCCTGCGAGGGGAAAGAGGTCTACCTGCAGCAGTACTTCGACCCGAGCATCCCCCCGATACTGGCGGACGAGGCGCTCCTGACCCAGCTGTTCCTGAACCTGATCAGGAACGCCATGGAGGCTGTCGGCACCGGCGGCGTGGTCAAGGTGACCAGCCGGGTGCTGGCCGATTACGCCCTGACCCAGAAAGGGGAGCGGCGGGCCCGCATGGTCGCCATCGACATCACCGACAACGGCCCGGGTATCCCGTCCGATGTCCTGGAAAACATGTTCACCCCGTTTTTCACCACCAAGTCCCAGGGGACGGGATTGGGGCTGGCGATCTGCCAGAAGATCGTGTCCGAGCACCGGGGCATGATCCGCGTCGATTCCGACCCTTCCCGTGGCACCGTCTTCACCGTGATGCTGCCGCTGGTGCAATAA
- the dusB gene encoding tRNA dihydrouridine synthase DusB: protein MQNSVAIGYLTLRNRVFLAPMAGITNLPMRIIAREGGASLTFTEMVSVNGLTREGRKSFDLLKTTPQDRPIGMQLFGDEPEMLAEAARLVEGYGELIDINMGCPVKKVVGTGAGSALMKDPAKVGRIIRCVRKATALPFTVKIRTGWVCGDDTYLEVGRIAQEEGCDAITLHPRSRAQMFEGKANWAKLAELKSALKIPVIGSGDLFSADDVVRMMRETGCDAVMVARGAMGNPWLFREALALLGGEVPVPPTVAERLAVARRHFELFNEFEGGRVALMEMRKHLAWYSKGLPGAAQFRAAVNRIEHAAELVGAMEEFFDG from the coding sequence ATGCAAAACAGCGTCGCCATCGGCTACCTTACCCTGAGGAATCGGGTATTTCTGGCCCCCATGGCCGGCATCACCAATCTCCCCATGCGCATCATCGCGCGCGAGGGGGGTGCTTCGCTCACCTTCACCGAGATGGTGAGCGTCAACGGCCTGACGAGGGAGGGGCGCAAGAGTTTCGACCTCCTGAAGACCACGCCGCAGGACCGCCCCATCGGCATGCAGCTTTTCGGTGACGAGCCGGAGATGCTGGCCGAGGCGGCGCGGCTGGTCGAGGGATACGGCGAGCTGATCGACATCAACATGGGATGTCCCGTGAAGAAGGTGGTCGGTACCGGCGCGGGGAGCGCCCTCATGAAGGACCCCGCCAAGGTCGGGCGCATCATCCGCTGCGTGCGCAAGGCGACGGCGCTTCCCTTTACGGTGAAGATCCGTACCGGCTGGGTCTGCGGCGACGACACCTACCTCGAGGTGGGGCGCATCGCGCAGGAGGAGGGGTGCGACGCCATCACCCTGCACCCCAGGAGCCGTGCCCAGATGTTCGAGGGGAAGGCCAACTGGGCGAAGCTTGCGGAACTGAAGAGCGCCTTGAAGATCCCCGTGATCGGCAGCGGCGATCTCTTCAGCGCGGACGACGTGGTCCGCATGATGCGGGAAACCGGCTGCGACGCGGTGATGGTGGCGCGCGGCGCGATGGGGAACCCATGGCTTTTCCGGGAGGCGCTCGCCCTTTTGGGGGGAGAGGTCCCGGTGCCGCCGACGGTGGCGGAACGGCTTGCGGTCGCCCGCAGGCATTTCGAGCTCTTCAACGAGTTCGAGGGGGGCAGGGTGGCCCTGATGGAGATGCGCAAGCATCTCGCCTGGTACTCCAAGGGGCTTCCGGGGGCCGCGCAGTTTCGTGCCGCGGTGAACCGGATCGAGCATGCTGCCGAGCTTGTCGGGGCGATGGAGGAGTTCTTTGATGGCTGA